The window GAAGCGGCGACCTTTCGGCGCGCGTTGCGATTCCCGGAGATGACGAACTGTCGAACCTGGCCGGGGCCATCAACCGGATGCTGACGACCTTGGAGCAGTCCGGCCGCAAACTGCAAGAGAGCGAAGAGCTTTACCGCAGTCTGGCGGAAAGGCTCCAAACCGCACACCAGCAATTGCAGGACATCATCGAGTTTTTGCCGGACGCCACCTTTGTCGTCGACCGGGATAAGCGGGTGATTGCCTGGAACCTGGCCACCGAAAGAATGACGGGGGTTTCAAAGGCCGAGATTCTCGGCAAGGGTGACTATGCCTACGCCGTACCCTTCTACGGGCGGCCGCGACCCATGCTGGTCGATCTCGTGGTAGGGGGGGACCCGGGGGTTGAGTGGCAGTACCAGGGATTCGAGATCAAAGGCAACACCTACTACGCCGAGGGTTTCGTTCCTTCCGTCTACGAGGGGCGGGGCGCTTTCGTCTGGGAGAAGGCCTCGCCGCTTTTTGACAGTCAGGGGAATATGGCGGGGGCGGTCGAAACCATTCGCGATGTGAGCGAGCGCAAGGAGGCAGAGGAACGGCTCAGATACCTGAGCCTGCATGATCCGCTCACCGGGATCTACAACCGGGCCTACTTCGAGGAGGAAATGCGGCGCCTGGCGGGCGGACGCTTCGCACCGGTGAGCCTCATCGTGTGTGACGTGGATGGACTCAAGCTGGTCAACGACAGTCTGGGACACGAAACCGGAGATGCGCTGCTCAGGGCGGCCGCCGGGGTTCTGCAGCAGGCTTTCCGCGAAAGTGACGTGGTGGCCCGGGTGGGGGGAGACGAGTTCGCCGTAGTGCTGCCGGAGAGCGACAAAACGGTGGTCCAGGGTGCCTGTCAACGAATCCGGGAGGCCGTGGAGCGCCACAACCTGCTCCATCCGGAACTTCCTTTGAGTCTGTCCGTTGGTTTCGCGGTCACCAACGAAGACACCGGCAGCCTGAACGATTTGTTCCGGGAAGCCGACAACAACATGTACCGGGAAAAGCTGCACCGCAGCCAGAGTTCGCGCAGCGCGATCGTCCAGGCCTTGATGCAGACCCTGAAAGCCAGGGACTACATCACCGAGGGGCACGGAGACCGCTTGCAGGACCTGGTCCTGCGCATGGCCGAGGCTCTTGGCCTGCCTGAGCGCACGGTCGGCAACCTGCGCCTGCTGGCCCAGTTTCACGACATCGGCAAGGTGGGCATTCCCGACCGCATCCTGTTCAAGAAGGGGCCCCTCACCCCGGCGGAAAGGTCCGAAATGCAGCGGCACTGTGAGATCGGCCACCGCATCGCCCATTCCGTCCCGGACCTGGTGCACATCGCCGATCTGATTCTCAAACACCACGAGGCATGGGACGGGGAGGGCTACCCCCTGGGGCTCAAAGGTGAGGAGATCCCCCTGGAGTGCCGCATTCTGGCCATTGCCGACGCCTACGACTCCATGACCAACGACCGCCCCTACCGGAAGGCGCTGTCACACGCGGAAGCGATTGCCGAGCTGGAACGGTGTGCCGGCACGCAGTTCGACCCCGAACTGGTGCGGCTGTTCGTGGAAATCCTGCAGTCTTCAGCGGCAAGTACGGCGTAAAGGACATACTTTCTAGTGATTGCCGATCTTGAAGATGCACGGCCGGGTGATTTCATGCATTCGGTAGGGGAAACAACATCGGGCATACGGTGATGTTCATCGAATGGCTCGTTCCTTGATGGCGCCGGTTTGAACCGGAACCCTTGCCCAAGGTTTGTAAAGCCGCGGAATCTCGGCCGCAAGGGCGGGTGGTCGACCGGATTTGGGTAGGGATTACCGACGAACGCTTTTCCCAGAGGTGGAAAACAGTGAAGCGGGCCTGGCTCCGTTTTTACGCCGAGTTGAACGAGCTTTTGCCGGCGGAAAAGCGGTGGAAAACCGGTTTCCCCGTGTCCTTTTGGGTACAGCCGACCGTCAAGGATCTGGTGGAATCCCAGGGTGTTCCCCACACCGAGGTGGCGCTGGTGCTGGTCAACGGGGAGCCGGCGGACTTATCCCGGCCGGTCGGGGACGGCGACCGGGTCAGCGTGTACCCGGTCTTCAGAACGATCGACGTCGGCCCCCTGAGCGGACCGAATGCCGGTTTCCCGTTTCCGCCGCGTTTCGTACTGGATACCCACCTGGGGCGGCTGGCGGCTTACCTGCGCCTGGCCGGGTTCGACACCTTGTACAGCAACCGCTTTGAGGACGTGGAACTGGCCGAGATCGCGGCGCGGGAGAAACGTGTCGTTCTTACGCGCGACCGGGGGCTCTTGAAGCGGAACAGGGTGACCCGGGGCTACCTGGTGCGGGCGAGTGATCCAGCCAGCCAGTTAGCCGAGGTGCTGGCGCGTTTCGATCTTGGCGGGGCCATGGTTCCCTTCAGCCGTTGCCTGCCCTGTAACGGCGTTCTGGAGCGGATGCCCCGGGAGGAGGTCTTGGAGCGGGTGCCGCCTCGCGTCCGGGAAGATTTAGATGTCTTCTACCGCTGCCCCGACTGCGGCCGGGTCTACTGGGACGGCACGCACTGCGCGCGCATGCGCGATCTTCTCCGGAAGGCCCGGCATTCGGCCGCCGGGTCCAGGGAAAGTCCGTCTGTTGAAGGCCGCTTGCCGTAGGGTTTCGTATTGTTCTTCGTCAATATTCCACTTCGCAATTCTTCCAATCCGCTTTCCTGTATGGATTTCCATGCAGCAAAATCAACCTGCTCACCCTCGGCCTGTTCACCCTGGTCATTAACGCCTGGATGGTGCTGCTGGCCGCCAAATTGATTGCCGGACTGACCGTGCCCGGGTTCTGGCCGGCCCTGGTCACCGCCCTGGTGGTGACGCTGGTCAACCTGGCCTTGAACCACTGGCTCCGGCACCGCCACTATATCCGGGTGGTCTGATCGCCATTGTTCGGCATCGACAGTATTAGACATATTCTCCAAAGGGTATCCGTGCCAGGGGCACGAATTGACTATGAGTTTCCGGAACACCTGGCCAAAATGGACCGCTGGCTGGATGATAAACGCTTTTTCACACCGTTCCAGGACAAATACCACCAATTTTGGGGGCGGCCTTCCGTGCCGGCGGAAACTTACTTGCGTATGAGGGCGCTCCAGCAACAGTACGGACTCAGCGACCGGGAACTCTGTGATCAGGTAGGGGATCGGCTCAGTTGGCGCCGGTTTTGCCGGATTCCCTTGAACAAACCGGTACCCCACCCCAGCACTCTGTCAAAGATCCGGCAGCGGCTGGACACCAACGGGAGCGACCATATGGCCGAGCTGAACGAGCACTTGGTTCGCAAAGCGGCGGAAGAAAAGATCATAAAGAGCCGTAACAAAGTGCGGGTGGACACTACCGTGGTCGAGGCCAACATCCACCATCCCACCGACTCCGGCTTGATTGCGGACACGGTACGGGTGGTGACACGCTTGGCGAAAAAGATCCAAGCCGTTGCTGGTGACACCGGTACGGCCATCCGGGATCGCACGCGCAGCATCAAGAAACGAGTCCTTGAAGCACGCGGGTTGGCCGAGTGCATAGAAAAGGTCTTGCGGCTTGGGGATATTAATTTGATTGGCAATGAAGCCGAATCAAAACGGTGGCTGGATAAGTACATTTTGCCTCCGGATTATGCCATAAACTAGGGAATGGGTTGCCGGTGGATCGCGGTGGGGTAGCCCTGGGGGTCGTGTTACCGCGGGTGCAGGACAAAACCGCGGACGACGTACTGTTTCCAGTCGCTGAAGGCCCAGATCCAGTCCACGGCGTGGACCGGGGTAAAAAGGCCCGCCAGGTTTTCCGGCACCGCCCCGACGTTCTTGAGGTGGCTGTGGCCACGCAGCAGTTCGTCGACCGCAGCCGGATCAATCGCTTCCGAATCCAACGCCAGAGGGGCCACGCGGCCGGCCAATCCCAGCCGGGCCGCGTTCCACTCCAGGATGTCCGTGGCGAAAGCGACGGCGCCTTCGGGCTCTACGCTCCGGTGCATATGTTCGCCGAGCCGGTTGGACAGGGCCCGGGAGATGTCGGCAGCGTGAGCGTGTATCCGGTCCCAGAGGGGGGAGTCAGCCGCAACGGCCCGGATGAAGGGCACGAACAGCTGGGTGGCGACGCAGACGGAGACCACCAGGTCGTAGCCGTGGTCGAGTTCGGGCGGCGGCAGCGACCGGATCTTTTTCCGTAATTTCCCGAGGTATTGCACCAGTTCCGGCCAGCGGCCGCGCCGGGCGAGGCGGGCGATCGCCTCCGCGGTGCCCGAGGCATGCAGCCCGGTCAGGTCGCCCGCCAGCAGGCGCAAACCGGCCCTTTGCCGGGGTGACAGCCTGGCGGCGGCCGCCGCCAGCGCCGATTCGTCGAGGTCGAAAAGCGTCACCTCGGTGAAAGCGTCGGCCAGGTGGTCCAACGGGATGTCGTTGCAGTTGCCCGCCCCCAGGACCAGGCACCTCTCCCACCGAATTCCGCCGGCGGCTTGATCCACGAGTCGTTTTACGAGGTCCCGGTGCCGGGCCCACCGGCCGTGAAAGGGCCGGGAAGCTTCGTTGCCCAGGCACAGCAAGAACCGGTATGCATCCCAGTCGGCAATTTCTTTGCCGCAGCATTGCAGGAATGTGCCCCCGGCAATGCAGGAACACTGGTGGGACAACGCCTTCGTTCACCCTTTCCCCGGAAAGCTTTCATCCGCCCGAATTGTAACACGCCTCCCACGCCAAGGTCGAACTGCGCGGCCCCAATCTCCCCAGTGACTTTCAGCACCAACCACGGATGGATCCTCACATTTTCGTTCTAAGGTACAGGTACGACCCGACGATTCCAACTACGGCGGCCGCCAGTTCCATTATGGTCCGTATGGTCCGTGTTGAAACCGTTCCGTCCTGTACCAGTTCCTTGGTCCAGAACCAGAACACTACGGCCAGCACGGCGTAGAACCCGGTGGAAACGGCCTGGTGGGTCATTGCCTGGAGTCTTTCGTCCAGATCTTTGCTTCTTCTTTTGATCCGCCGTTCCCAGCGCCCGGCCCGGCGGCCGGGCGCACCTTGTCCGGCGCGCGGCGGCATTCCAGAGGGAGCCCCGCTCCATGGCGCTCAGGCGGCGGTTACGAGACACACACGCGCGGTGGCGTTGAAGCCGGCCGCCCCCGTGCGCTGACGCGCTTGAGGTACGGGTGGGTACCGGAGGCTACAGGGCGACCCCCAACAGTCCGAGCACGTTCTGGATCCGGTTGCAGACCGTGGCCCGGTCGGAACCAGCAAAAAGCAAGCCCACCGCCTGGTTTTGCCCATTCAGGACGAGGGAACCGCTGTCTCCGGGGCTGCTCATCGGGCCGGTCAGGAATTGGTCCGTAAAGACGGCGGAGCGTCCACCGGAAAAGCCCACGATCATCCTGACTGCCACGTGTGTGACCTGCCCGTGTGTGAGTCCGGTGGTGCGCCCGCTCTTCTTAACGGCCATTCCCGGTTTGGCTTCGACCACGCCCTGCACGGCGCCGATTTCCAGAATTTCCGGCTGCACCTCCGCCGGGTCCAGCGGGGCGGCCAGGGCGGCGTCCACCAGGTTCTCCCCCGATGGCTGCTTAAAGACCTTGACGAAATAGTCCGGCCAGAAGAGGCCGACCAGGCGGTTCAAAACGTTTTCAAACCGGCGCGCCGTGGGACAACTGGGTTCCTGGCTTTGGCTTGCGAAACGGATCGGAATGAATTTAACGAGTCGTCCGATGGTGTCCGTTTCAGGGTTGCCCTTGTCGTGAACGCCCGGCTGGACGATCGGGTCCCCGACGGCGCACCGGCCGTCGGTGCCGTCGGACTCGTTGGCGAGCACGTGGTTGTTGGACAGGATCAACAACCTGCCGGTGGACGGCTCGGAGACAAGGGTCCCAAGGGTCCCCGCCGTGACCCGGATATGCCCGATGCTTACCCCCGGCGGTACGGGTCTCCACCTTTCGGTGCGCCCGGCGTGAATCTGAATCTGACCGACTTCAACCACGTCGGTGGGCACATCATCCAGCTTTTTGGGAACCAAGGCGGCCGCTGGCACCGCCTCCGGCGGCAGCTTCGCGCTGACAAAGACCGCCAGGCACCGTTCCGAAGTGGTTTCTTGGCCCGTGACTTTGTATCCCAGTCCTACCCCGACGACATTCGGAAGGGACATGAGTCGGGGGTGGTAACGCTCAAGCAGTCGACGGTGGTCTTTCATTTCCCCCCACACCTTTCCGGAATGGAAATATCGCCCTAATTGGTTGTGGCTACAATGTATGTGGGAGAGGCGC is drawn from Candidatus Desulforudis audaxviator MP104C and contains these coding sequences:
- a CDS encoding CHASE4 domain-containing protein — protein: MTLRKKTLMITGAMLLGLLVVLYTAAHLILLSSFLDLERARTHDYTEQVLSLVTAQLDELSSGVGDWAAWDETYAFIVTGDPEYVRRNIPDATFEELRLNLMLFADASGRVVFGRAFDLRRGQEMPVPGSLTPHLESGSPLLGHSDPESSVTGVVLLPEGPLLVASRPILTNERQGPVRGSLVWGRFLDDQEVARLSEVTHLDLSVRRVDDPEPPADFEAARALLSHEVPIVTRPVSSESVAGYALLEDIYGDPALILKVDRPRLIYKQGLATINFFAWSLVAGGLVIVVGTMLLLKSLILSRLEHLNDRVEEIGRSGDLSARVAIPGDDELSNLAGAINRMLTTLEQSGRKLQESEELYRSLAERLQTAHQQLQDIIEFLPDATFVVDRDKRVIAWNLATERMTGVSKAEILGKGDYAYAVPFYGRPRPMLVDLVVGGDPGVEWQYQGFEIKGNTYYAEGFVPSVYEGRGAFVWEKASPLFDSQGNMAGAVETIRDVSERKEAEERLRYLSLHDPLTGIYNRAYFEEEMRRLAGGRFAPVSLIVCDVDGLKLVNDSLGHETGDALLRAAAGVLQQAFRESDVVARVGGDEFAVVLPESDKTVVQGACQRIREAVERHNLLHPELPLSLSVGFAVTNEDTGSLNDLFREADNNMYREKLHRSQSSRSAIVQALMQTLKARDYITEGHGDRLQDLVLRMAEALGLPERTVGNLRLLAQFHDIGKVGIPDRILFKKGPLTPAERSEMQRHCEIGHRIAHSVPDLVHIADLILKHHEAWDGEGYPLGLKGEEIPLECRILAIADAYDSMTNDRPYRKALSHAEAIAELERCAGTQFDPELVRLFVEILQSSAASTA
- a CDS encoding Mut7-C RNAse domain-containing protein, encoding MKRAWLRFYAELNELLPAEKRWKTGFPVSFWVQPTVKDLVESQGVPHTEVALVLVNGEPADLSRPVGDGDRVSVYPVFRTIDVGPLSGPNAGFPFPPRFVLDTHLGRLAAYLRLAGFDTLYSNRFEDVELAEIAAREKRVVLTRDRGLLKRNRVTRGYLVRASDPASQLAEVLARFDLGGAMVPFSRCLPCNGVLERMPREEVLERVPPRVREDLDVFYRCPDCGRVYWDGTHCARMRDLLRKARHSAAGSRESPSVEGRLP
- a CDS encoding phage holin family protein, which translates into the protein MLTLGLFTLVINAWMVLLAAKLIAGLTVPGFWPALVTALVVTLVNLALNHWLRHRHYIRVV